A genomic region of Metopolophium dirhodum isolate CAU chromosome 1, ASM1992520v1, whole genome shotgun sequence contains the following coding sequences:
- the LOC132936511 gene encoding uncharacterized protein LOC132936511 isoform X2 gives MKQKNSGIQNPVSRKKLFGNKSDDEQVMLNYVVNSPGYRNISFENDSNKQVVVDIRPRNINNSKKLNTHNTSIAERDDLDEQLFSRPIGHNNSIKKQIKFKSTPLNEVEDIIKYILAQSLLSLKRQLLKNTIPNSI, from the exons atgaaacaaaaaaatagtg gtattcaaaatcCAGTATCCAGAAAAAAGTTATTTGGCAATAAATCAGATGATGAGCAAGTCATGTTAAATTATG TTGTTAATAGTCCAGGATACCgaaatattagttttgaaaatgATTCCAATAAACAAGTTGTTGTGGATATTAGGCCAAGAAATATAAACA ACAGCAAAAAGCTAAACACACATAATACTTCAATTGCAGAAAGAGATGATCTTGATGAACAATTGTTTAGCAGACCAATAGGACACAATA attCAATTAAAaagcaaatcaaattcaaaagtaCTCCACTCAATGAAGTTGaagacataataaaatatattttagctcAATCTCTGTTGAGCTTGAAAAGGCAACTTTTGAAAAACACTATACCTAATTCCatttaa
- the LOC132938843 gene encoding UDP-N-acetylglucosamine--peptide N-acetylglucosaminyltransferase 110 kDa subunit-like — MNSLPFDIFCSKQSDCETPISFLTKILSGNDALKFEQISYEFNKLGIKKIKDLARLTIEKASSIKLCGDSLTLLNRAIEIFSECLDFLLEYAIFEIQSGHFINTQQVCEELKKHKPKDLNVILLNADSFFKCGNYEKSIDCLVIAKHINLNSFKVYNNLGLIHWLQSEIDLAKLYFSVSCQMEPFCIYAWMNYADALVKTNDLKLAELAYERVLSLDPKLLTARSEYGNLLLRLNEIKKAKKQFKIVQKIAPYLQKNLNSLGNAYFKTAKFSKAISYYEKVLEVNPNIKITLKYLGLSYLKESEFHKAYAVFQKILNVNPEDFDVLRYLAFVFYYEDKLRLSIETFLKCLKLQPNNVNVNFELAVMYLQINNSEEAELHLKKCIKFDNQRKDVFKLLYKVYAKSKKYINASDACISLGDLYIESDDHENAKDAYISAIQFNPENAIGHWKVGLVMHKLGHYNMALVRYRKVIQLQPSFPNIYCDIAITYEHENNFEKALECYTMALQFQPDHLNTIINLSILKQKLGKFDDIVDIYHRILKIDISDALDVHLNLANIFYKKNKNLNGALVHYENALTDDNKSVKIYIDMGSIFTELNMSKEALHCFYKAIRHDQNESDNVFRTYEVVLKLKPDFPEVYCKLVQCLQKVCDWSDYDSHVIILKEIFNKQLNNDGGLFFLPHDLLMFPLSLELQTNITTEYANHCVEIFKNTIDKSKPFIHPTSIISSNGKLRIGFVSINFGEYPISTFMESLSKIYNYHIDVICYSISSCDNILPCFRDKLFKHHRNLSQLKTIDAAKCINSDGIHILVDLSGYIKGIQTEIFALRPAPIQVSWLGYPSTSIDTFLDYLITDKNMSFPPKLQSLCTKKLAYTNQTIFSGDHKQKFSNLPQRKEVIDSTNNIIHQSIDLYGDDINELVGSVKNVRIEEELPTFMKYYTRQKFNLPENVVVFCNFSKLYKIDPLTLRMWLTILNNVPNSVLWLLHLNDTAENNLKKYANDLSFDTSRIIFADFIPIYQHMNRIQLADIYLDTHLYNGHRACLDALWAGVPVVTLPGDTFTSRVTASQLTTLGIINTIAQNEENFIEIATQLGLNKLSLENMRKNIWKCKMHSVLFDMDVYTKEIILIFKNMWYYYLFVHDLDM; from the exons ATGAATTCGTTACCAttt gatatattttgttcaaaacaaTCAGACTGTGAAACACCAATATCATTTCTTACAAAAATCTTATCAGGAAATGATgctttaaa atttgaACAAATTTCCTATGAATTCAACAAattaggaattaaaaaaataaaggattTGGCAAGATTAACCATTGAAAAAGCCAGCTCAATAAAATTATGTGGAGATTCTTTAACGCTGCTTAATAGAGCAATTGAG atatttagtgAATGCCTAG attttcttctAGAATATGcaatatttgaaattcaaagtggacattttattaatactcAACAAGTTTGTGAAGAATTAAAAAAGCATAAACCGAAAgacttaaatgttatattacttAACGCTGATTCATTTTTCAAGTGtggaaattatgaaaaatctaTTGATTGCTTGGTAATAGCAAAACATATTAATCTCAAcagttttaaagtttataataacTTGGGACTGATTCATTGGCTACAATCAGAAATTGATTTAGCCAAACTTTACTTTTCTGTATCTTGTCAAATGGAACCTTTTTGTATTTACGCTTGGATGAATTATGCAGATGCGTTAGTTAAGACAAACGATCTAAAACTAGCTGAACTAGCGTATGAACGAGTTTTGTCATTAGATCCTAAATTATTGACCGCACGTAGTGAGTATGGCAATCTACTTTTacgtttaaatgaaataaaaaaagctaaaaagCAATTTAAGATAGTACAGAAAATTGCACcatatttgcaaaaaaatttgaatagcttaggaaatgcatattttaagacGGCTAAATTTAGTAAAGCTATTTCATATTATGAGAAAGTTTTGGAAGTAAatcctaatataaaaattactttgaaGTATTTAGGACTTTCTTATCTCAAAGAATCAGAGTTCCATAAAGCATATGctgtatttcaaaaaatattgaatgtaaatccagaagattttgatgttttaagatatttagcctttgttttttattatgaagATAAATTACGATTGTCTATTGAAACcttcttaaaatgtttgaaacttCAGCCAAATAATGtaaatgttaattttgaattggcTGTTATGTACCTACAAATCAACAATTCAGAAGAAGCAGAactccatttaaaaaaatgtatcaagttTGATAACCAAAGAAAGGATGTATTTAAGCTTCTGTATAAAGTATACGCaaagtctaaaaaatatataaatgcatcAGATGCTTGCATTTCATTGGGCGATTTATATATAGAAAGTGATGACCATGAAAATGCAAAAGATGCATATATTTCTGCTATACAATTCAATCCTGAGAATGCAATTGGTCATTGGAAAGTTGGACTTGTTATGCATAAGCTGGGTCATTATAATATGGCTTTAGTCag GTATAGAAAAGTTATTCAATTGCAACCAAGCTTTCCCAATATTTACTGTGATATTGCAATCACTTACgaacatgaaaataattttgaaaaggcTCTAGAATGTTATACAATGGCTCTTCAGTTTCAACCAGATCAtctaaatactataattaatttatcaattctaaaacaaaaattggGCAAATTTGATGATATCGTTGATATCTatcatagaattttaaaaatcgatATCTCTGATGCCCTTGATGTCCATTTGAATttagcaaatattttttacaaaaaaaataaaaatcttaatgGTGCCCTTGTTCATTATGAAAACGCTTTGACGGATGACAATAAATCTGTCAAAATTTATATAGATATGGGTAGTATATTTACAGAGTTAAACATGAGTAAAGAAGCATTACATTGTTTTTACAAGGCAATTCGGCATGATCAAAATGAAAGTGATAATGTTTTTCGTACATATGAAGTTGTATTAAAACTGAAACCAGATTTTCCAGAAGTGTATTGTAAATTAGTACAATGTTTACAAAAAGTTTGTGACTGGTCAGATTATGATTCTCACGTGATTatcttaaaagaaatatttaacaaacaaCTCAATAATGATGGAGGCTTGTTCTTTTTGCCTCATGATTTGTTGATGTTTCCACTATCATTAGAACtacaaacaaatattactaCTGAGTATGCAAATCATTGTgttgagatttttaaaaatacaattgataAATCCAAACCATTTATTCATCCAACATCTATAATATCTTCGAACGGAAAACTAAGGATTGGTTTTGTATCAATCAACTTTGGTGAATACCCAATATCAACGTTTATGGAATCCTTATCCAAGATATACAACTACCATATAGATGTAATTTGTTATTCTATATCATCATGTGACAATATTCTACcctg tttcaggGATAAACTCTTTAAACACCATAGAAATTTGTCACAACTCAAAACCATCGATGCTGCTAAATGTATAAATAGTGATGGAATCCATATACTGGTTGACCTGAGTGGTTATATAAAGGGTATTCAAACTGAAATATTTGCTTTGAGACCAGCTCCAATTCAAGTTTCATGGCTTGGTTATCCTAGTACCAGTATTGATACATTCCTGGATTACTTGATTACAGATAAAAACATGAGTTTTCCTCCTAAACTTCAAAGTTTATGTACTAAAAAATTGGCTTACACAAATCAAACTATTTTTTCTGGTGATCACAAGCAGAAGTTTTCTAATTTACCTCAGCGCAAGGAAGTCATAGatagtacaaataatattatacatcaaagcATTGATCTTTATGGAGACGATATTAATGAATTAGTAGGATCAGTTAAAAATGTACGCATTGAAGAAGAACTCCCAACATTCATGAAATATTACACTAGACAAAAGTTCAACTTACCAGAAAATGTtgtggttttttgtaattttagtaaactatataaaatagatCCATTAACTCTACGTATGTGgctaactattttaaataatgttccTAACTCTGTACTATGGCTTCTACATTTGAATGATACTGCggaaaataacttaaaaaaatatgctaatgaTTTAAGCTTTGATACATCACGGATCATTTTTGCTGACTTTATTCCTATATATCAACACATGAATCGAATCCAGTTGGCTGATATATATTTGGACACACATTTATACAATGGCCACAGAGCTTGCTTGGATGCATTATGGGCAGGAGTTCCAGTAGTAACATTACCTGGAGATACATTTACATCTCGTGTAACGGCTTCACAGTTAACTACTTTAGggattattaatactattgctCAAAATGAAGAAAACTTTATTGAAATTGCAACACAATTGGGGTTGAACAAACTTTCTTTGGAAAatatgagaaaaaatatttggaaatgtaAAATGCATAGTGTTCTATTTGATATGGATGTTTAtacaaaagaaattattttaatttttaaaaatatgtggtATTACTATTTGTTTGTACATGATCTGGATATGTAg